The following proteins are encoded in a genomic region of Asterias amurensis chromosome 5, ASM3211899v1:
- the LOC139937622 gene encoding kelch-like protein 18: MSSKQQVEEVDMDLMMDVGDSEGVVVYNKNDHSSKGFSAMESIRRKGKLCDVTLKVGESKFSAHRIVLAAAIPYFHAMFTSDMVESKQEEITMSGIEPSALETLVNYAYSGRVAMDIHNVQSILVGANFLQLQDIKEACCDFLKDRLHPSNCLGIRRFADTMVCSKLFEASTSFMHKKFVDTSQSEEFLTLSKMELMEIISTDELNITGEEQVFDAVIGWVKYDLDDRRPLMPELLSRVRLPLIRPQILTDRVSTEELVRSSHQCRDLVDEAKDYHLMPERRALFQSQRTKPRLCNDIAGLVYAVGGLTRAGESLNAVEIYEPAINKWLIGKPMTTPRSRVGVTVLNSRLYAIGGYDGQARLNTVEVFDPCSSEWWDVAPMNSRRSALGVAALDGRVYACGGYDGISSLSSVECYDPDTNKWYIVSDMTKSRSAAGVAVLNGEIYAVGGHDGLQIFKSVECFNHFTGRWTVVPSMQSKRCRLGVTAFNGKLYVCGGYDGCKFLDTVEVYDPVANEWSFATPMNSRRSRVALVANQGHLYAIGGYDGLTNLNSVEIYDHHLDKWSLVSPMMAHEGGVGVGVIPLTA, from the exons ATGTCATCCAAACAACAAGTAGAAGAAGTAGACATGGATCTGATGATGGATGTTGGAGACAGTGAAGGGGTTGTTGTGTACAACAAAAATGACCATTCATCTAAAGGATTCTCAGCCATGGAAAGCATACGTCGAAAGGGTAAACTCTGCGATGTCACTTTGAAG GTTGGTGAAAGCAAATTTTCAGCTCATCGAATAGTACTGGCAGCAGCTATACCATACTTCCATGCCATGTTTACCAGTGACATGGTGGAGAGTAAACAAGAAGAGATTACCATGAGTGGCATTGAGCCTAG CGCTCTGGAGACACTAGTGAACTATGCATACAGTGGTCGTGTAGCTATGGATATACATAATGTGCAATCAATATTGGTTGGAGCCAATTTCCTTCAGCTACAAGATATTAAAGAGGCATGCTGTGACTTTCTGAAAGACAG GTTACATCCCAGCAATTGCCTTGGTATACGACGCTTTGCGGACACCATGGTGTGCTCTAAACTCTTTGAGGCTTCCACAAGCTTTATGCACAAGAAGTTTGTTGACACATCACAATCTGAGGAGTTTCTGACACTCAGTAAAATGGAACTGATGGAAATCATTTCAACAGATGAGCTCAACATAACGGGCGAAGAACAG GTTTTTGATGCAGTTATTGGATGGGTCAAGTATGACCTAGATGACCGAAGACCACTAATGCCAGAACTCTTGTCCAGGGTTCGACTCCCACTAATCCGTCCGCAGATACTAACTGATAGAGTATCAACAGAAGAGCTTGTTAGGAGCTCACACCAGTGCAG GGACCTTGTAGATGAAGCGAAAGATTATCATCTGATGCCAGAACGTAGGGCTCTCTTCCAAAGTCAACGCACTAAGCCAAGGTTATGCAATGATATCGCTGGACTCGTCTATGCAGTCGGGGGCTTGACTAGAGCAG GAGAGTCCCTTAATGCTGTAGAAATCTATGAGCCTGCAATAAACAAGTGGCTTATTGGAAAGCCAATGACAACCCCGCGTAGTAGAGTAGGGGTGACTGTGTTGAACAGTAGACTGTATGCAATAGGTGGATATGACGGACAAGCTAGACTTAATACTGTAGAGGTGTTTGATCCATGCAGTAGTGAATGGTGGGATGTAGCTCCTATGAATAGCAGAAGAAG TGCCCTTGGTGTAGCAGCTCTAGATGGCCGTGTGTATGCGTGTGGTGGTTACGATGGGATATCATCCCTCAGTTCAGTGGAGTGCTATGACCCCGATACCAACAA ATGGTACATAGTTTCTGACATGACCAAGTCACGTAGTGCGGCTGGTGTAGCTGTACTCAATGGTGAGATATATGCTGTAGGAGGACATGATGGTCTGCAGATATTTAAATCC GTCGAATGCTTCAATCATTTCACCGGTCGCTGGACAGTAGTACCATCCATGCAGAGTAAACGTTGTAGATTAGGAGTGACAGCATTCAATGGTAAACTCTATGTGTGTGGTGGTTACGATGGATGTAAGTTTCTCGACACAGTGGAGGTATACGACCCTGTAGCCAATGAATGGTCCTTTGCTACACCCATGAACTCAAGGCGTAGTAGGGTGGCTCTAGTAGCTAATCAGGGTCATTTATACGCTATTGGAGGATACGATGGGTTAACCAATCTGAACTCAGTAGAGATATACGATCACCATCTAGATAAATGGAGCCTGGTATCACCAATGATGGCTCATGAAGGTGGAGTAGGGGTAGGTGTTATACCATTGACTGCTTGA